One stretch of Phocoena phocoena chromosome 10, mPhoPho1.1, whole genome shotgun sequence DNA includes these proteins:
- the RPP40 gene encoding ribonuclease P protein subunit p40 isoform X3 gives MAMLCRLREVPRHLLVCEKSNFGHEKSRHRHLVETHYHNYRVSFLIPECGILSKELKDLVMDSGPYYLVKDLPLHELIAHEFISTFVKKGACYALTYNTNIDEDNTVALLPNGKLILSLDKDTYEETGLQGHPSQYSGRKTMKFSAEGSTMMSYFSNYRIQERQPKIALSTVTDLPCPVLRSGELRGEPEAACSAQELFEWLGAVFSNAELNNEPDNFISTYCCPQPSTVVAKAYLCTITGFILPEKIHLLLEQLCRYFDEPKLAPWVTLSVQGFADSPVSWRENEHGFRKGGEHLYNFVVFSNRDYWLQLAVGANDDCPP, from the exons ATGGCCATGCTGTGCCGGCTGCGAGAGGTGCCCCGGCACTTGCTGGTCTGCGAAAAGTCCAACTTCGGCCACGAGAAGTCGCGCCACCGGCACCTCGTGGAGACGCACTATCACAACTACAGG GTTTCATTTCTGATTCCTGAATGTGGGATACTATCAAAAGAACTGAAGGACCTGGTCATGGACTCTGGACCCTATTACTTGGTGAAGGATTTACCTCTTCATGAGTTAATCGCACACGAATTCATCAGTACTTTTGTCAAGAAAG GTGCGTGCTATGCACTAACGTACAACACAAATATTGACGAGGATAATACTGTGGCCCTGCTACCAAACG GGAAATTAATTTTATCACTGGATAAAGACACTTATGAAGAAACGGGACTTCAAGGTCATCCATCTCAGTATTCTGGCAGGAAGACCATGAAGTTTA GTGCGGAAGGATCAACGATGATGTCATACTTTTCCAATTACCGGATTCAGGAGCGTCAGCCAAAAATAGCGCTGAGCACAGTGACAGACCTGCCGTGCCCCGTGCTGCGGAGCGGCGAGCTCAGGGGCGAGCCGGAGGCGGCCTGCAGCGCCCAGGAGCTCTTCGAGTGGCTGGGCGCCGTCTTCAGTAACGCCGAGCT AAATAACGAGCCTGATAATTTCATATCAACCTACTGCTGTCCTCAGCCAAGCACAGTGGTGGCGAAAGCTTACTTGTGTACAATCACTGGTTTCATCCTTCCAGAGAAGATACATCTTCTGTTGGAACAGCTGtg TCGCTACTTTGATGAACCGAAGTTGGCCCCGTGGGTGACGTTGTCGGTTCAAGGCTTTGCAGACAGCCCTGTTTCCTGGAGAGAAAACGAACACGGTTTTCGAAAAGGAGGAGAGCATTTATACAACTTCGTGGTTTTTAGTAATCGGGACTACTGGCTTCAGTTGGCTGTTGGGGCAAATGATGACTGTCCACCATGA
- the RPP40 gene encoding ribonuclease P protein subunit p40 isoform X1, which translates to MAMLCRLREVPRHLLVCEKSNFGHEKSRHRHLVETHYHNYRVSFLIPECGILSKELKDLVMDSGPYYLVKDLPLHELIAHEFISTFVKKGACYALTYNTNIDEDNTVALLPNGKLILSLDKDTYEETGLQGHPSQYSGRKTMKFIVSIDLMDLSSKLDSKKYKRVSWAFKEKKPLKFDFLLAWHQTGAEGSTMMSYFSNYRIQERQPKIALSTVTDLPCPVLRSGELRGEPEAACSAQELFEWLGAVFSNAELNNEPDNFISTYCCPQPSTVVAKAYLCTITGFILPEKIHLLLEQLCRYFDEPKLAPWVTLSVQGFADSPVSWRENEHGFRKGGEHLYNFVVFSNRDYWLQLAVGANDDCPP; encoded by the exons ATGGCCATGCTGTGCCGGCTGCGAGAGGTGCCCCGGCACTTGCTGGTCTGCGAAAAGTCCAACTTCGGCCACGAGAAGTCGCGCCACCGGCACCTCGTGGAGACGCACTATCACAACTACAGG GTTTCATTTCTGATTCCTGAATGTGGGATACTATCAAAAGAACTGAAGGACCTGGTCATGGACTCTGGACCCTATTACTTGGTGAAGGATTTACCTCTTCATGAGTTAATCGCACACGAATTCATCAGTACTTTTGTCAAGAAAG GTGCGTGCTATGCACTAACGTACAACACAAATATTGACGAGGATAATACTGTGGCCCTGCTACCAAACG GGAAATTAATTTTATCACTGGATAAAGACACTTATGAAGAAACGGGACTTCAAGGTCATCCATCTCAGTATTCTGGCAGGAAGACCATGAAGTTTA ttgtttccattgaTTTGATGGATTTATCCTCTAAACTGGACTCTAAGAAGTATAAAAGAGTATCTTGggctttcaaagaaaagaaaccattgaaatttgattttcttttggcGTGGCATCAAACag GTGCGGAAGGATCAACGATGATGTCATACTTTTCCAATTACCGGATTCAGGAGCGTCAGCCAAAAATAGCGCTGAGCACAGTGACAGACCTGCCGTGCCCCGTGCTGCGGAGCGGCGAGCTCAGGGGCGAGCCGGAGGCGGCCTGCAGCGCCCAGGAGCTCTTCGAGTGGCTGGGCGCCGTCTTCAGTAACGCCGAGCT AAATAACGAGCCTGATAATTTCATATCAACCTACTGCTGTCCTCAGCCAAGCACAGTGGTGGCGAAAGCTTACTTGTGTACAATCACTGGTTTCATCCTTCCAGAGAAGATACATCTTCTGTTGGAACAGCTGtg TCGCTACTTTGATGAACCGAAGTTGGCCCCGTGGGTGACGTTGTCGGTTCAAGGCTTTGCAGACAGCCCTGTTTCCTGGAGAGAAAACGAACACGGTTTTCGAAAAGGAGGAGAGCATTTATACAACTTCGTGGTTTTTAGTAATCGGGACTACTGGCTTCAGTTGGCTGTTGGGGCAAATGATGACTGTCCACCATGA
- the RPP40 gene encoding ribonuclease P protein subunit p40 isoform X2 — protein MAMLCRLREVPRHLLVCEKSNFGHEKSRHRHLVETHYHNYRVSFLIPECGILSKELKDLVMDSGPYYLVKDLPLHELIAHEFISTFVKKGKLILSLDKDTYEETGLQGHPSQYSGRKTMKFIVSIDLMDLSSKLDSKKYKRVSWAFKEKKPLKFDFLLAWHQTGAEGSTMMSYFSNYRIQERQPKIALSTVTDLPCPVLRSGELRGEPEAACSAQELFEWLGAVFSNAELNNEPDNFISTYCCPQPSTVVAKAYLCTITGFILPEKIHLLLEQLCRYFDEPKLAPWVTLSVQGFADSPVSWRENEHGFRKGGEHLYNFVVFSNRDYWLQLAVGANDDCPP, from the exons ATGGCCATGCTGTGCCGGCTGCGAGAGGTGCCCCGGCACTTGCTGGTCTGCGAAAAGTCCAACTTCGGCCACGAGAAGTCGCGCCACCGGCACCTCGTGGAGACGCACTATCACAACTACAGG GTTTCATTTCTGATTCCTGAATGTGGGATACTATCAAAAGAACTGAAGGACCTGGTCATGGACTCTGGACCCTATTACTTGGTGAAGGATTTACCTCTTCATGAGTTAATCGCACACGAATTCATCAGTACTTTTGTCAAGAAAG GGAAATTAATTTTATCACTGGATAAAGACACTTATGAAGAAACGGGACTTCAAGGTCATCCATCTCAGTATTCTGGCAGGAAGACCATGAAGTTTA ttgtttccattgaTTTGATGGATTTATCCTCTAAACTGGACTCTAAGAAGTATAAAAGAGTATCTTGggctttcaaagaaaagaaaccattgaaatttgattttcttttggcGTGGCATCAAACag GTGCGGAAGGATCAACGATGATGTCATACTTTTCCAATTACCGGATTCAGGAGCGTCAGCCAAAAATAGCGCTGAGCACAGTGACAGACCTGCCGTGCCCCGTGCTGCGGAGCGGCGAGCTCAGGGGCGAGCCGGAGGCGGCCTGCAGCGCCCAGGAGCTCTTCGAGTGGCTGGGCGCCGTCTTCAGTAACGCCGAGCT AAATAACGAGCCTGATAATTTCATATCAACCTACTGCTGTCCTCAGCCAAGCACAGTGGTGGCGAAAGCTTACTTGTGTACAATCACTGGTTTCATCCTTCCAGAGAAGATACATCTTCTGTTGGAACAGCTGtg TCGCTACTTTGATGAACCGAAGTTGGCCCCGTGGGTGACGTTGTCGGTTCAAGGCTTTGCAGACAGCCCTGTTTCCTGGAGAGAAAACGAACACGGTTTTCGAAAAGGAGGAGAGCATTTATACAACTTCGTGGTTTTTAGTAATCGGGACTACTGGCTTCAGTTGGCTGTTGGGGCAAATGATGACTGTCCACCATGA